A single genomic interval of Hydractinia symbiolongicarpus strain clone_291-10 chromosome 8, HSymV2.1, whole genome shotgun sequence harbors:
- the LOC130654039 gene encoding interferon-related developmental regulator 2-like has protein sequence MDYQSSRSKKKSSRKSPRKKAAAVATSNGAADSTNGFDSDGDCESVKSFASSVDSFMPDDNTEDGIDYHEDFENKLLESIEGARQKGARARQACLLEVKKGLCRRYINDIIITRKETILDFVEKLLKKGQQEDRILSAAISCALCIQLGDGESLKIFETLKPILISLINDDSVSPSARASAASALGLCCFIGAEEMEDIADCLTALKGIFFKKVPADTSAHITFANSLMAWGLLLTVASQSVVEEQIENCVPVICKLLELGGLNLRIAAGETVALMYELGRQSDVFFSGPVHKLYDLLRELANESGRHKGKREKRQQKSSFRDIWKSVESKIAPDETIKFGMEYIQMTSWTWLRRYNAFKDALGSGTNTHLESNMLLREIFDLGIPVTKEMKQSKASKYEKQLMNAATSKTRTQKRNHRRDNKHSAANI, from the exons ATGGATTATCAAAGTTCGAGGTCAAAGAAAAAATCAAGCAGAAAAAGTCCAAGAAAAAAAG CTGCTGCTGTAGCCACAAGTAATGGGGCAGCTGATTCAACAAATGGTTTTGATTCTGATGGTGACTGTGAAAGTGTCAAGAGTTTTGCAAGCTCGGTTGATAGCTTTATGCCTGATGATAACACAGAAG ATGGTATAGATTATCATGAAGactttgaaaataaattacTTGAAAGCATTGAAGGTGCACGGCAAAAGGG TGCAAGAGCCAGACAGGCTTGTTTGTTGGAAGTTAAAAAAGGACTCTGTAGAAGATACATCAATGATATTATTATTACAAG aaaagaaaCTATACTAGATTTTGTggaaaagcttttaaaaaaaggtcAACAGGAAGACCGCATACTTTCAGCCGCGATAAGTTGTGCATTATGTATACAGCTGGGTGATGGTGAATCATTAAAAATCTTCGAGACACTAAAGCCCATATTGATTAGCTTGATTAATGATGACTCTGTGTCACCATCAGCCAGAGCTAGC GCTGCTTCAGCTTTAGGGTTGTGTTGTTTTATTGgagctgaagaaatggag GATATAGCTGACTGCTTGACAGCATTAAaaggaatattttttaaaaaagttcctGCTGATACTTCTGCGCATATCACGTTTGCAAACTCTTTGATGGCCTGGGGTTTGCTACTGACTGTTGCTTCACAATCAGTTGTGGAGGAGCAAATTGAAAA TTGCGTTCCAGTTATATGCAAATTATTAGAGCTTGGTGGTTTAAACTTAAGAATAGCCGCAGGTGAAACAGTTGCTCTTATGTACGAGTTGGGAAGACAGAGTGATGTATTTTTCTCTGGACCTGTGCATAAATTGTACGATTTATTAAGAGAACTAGCTAATGAAAGTGGAAGACACAAAGGAAAACGCGAAAAGCGACAGCAAAAATCGAGTTTTAGAGATATCTGGAAATCTGTAGAG AGTAAAATCGCACCAGATGAGACGATAAAGTTTGGTATGGAATACATACAAATGACGTCATGGACATG GTTAAGAAGATATAATGCTTTCAAAGATGCATTAGGTTCAGGCACCAACACTCATTTAGAG tCAAATATGCTTCTGAGAGAGATTTTTGATTTGGGTATACCTGTTACTAAAGAAATGAAACAATCAAAAGCATCTAAATACGAGAAG caacttATGAACGCTGCAACTTCGAAAACGAGaactcaaaaaagaaatcatcGGCGAGATAATAAACATTCTGCAGCTAATATTTAG